Proteins co-encoded in one Sulfuricaulis limicola genomic window:
- the ruvX gene encoding Holliday junction resolvase RuvX yields the protein MTAVTYLAFDYGEKYIGVAVGSSHSRQAEPVTTLRGSAKNPDWVRLSRLIKEWHPHALVVGLPLNMDGSDNPMTRAARAFGQRLKERYNLPVHMVDERLSTLVARDVLNEAGVPMRRHKSRLDQVAAQTILQAFLNELPGESP from the coding sequence ATGACAGCGGTAACCTATCTGGCTTTCGACTACGGGGAAAAATACATCGGCGTCGCCGTCGGCAGCAGCCACTCGCGCCAGGCCGAACCCGTGACCACCCTGCGCGGCTCGGCCAAAAACCCCGATTGGGTGCGCCTTTCCCGGCTGATCAAGGAATGGCACCCGCATGCCCTGGTGGTCGGCCTGCCGCTCAACATGGACGGCAGCGACAACCCCATGACCCGCGCCGCCCGGGCGTTTGGACAACGCCTCAAGGAACGCTACAATTTGCCGGTACACATGGTGGATGAACGCCTCTCAACGCTGGTCGCCCGGGATGTCCTGAACGAGGCGGGCGTTCCCATGAGGCGGCACAAGTCCCGGCTCGACCAGGTGGCGGCCCAGACCATCCTGCAGGCTTTCCTTAACGAACTCCCCGGAGAAAGCCCGTGA
- the gshA gene encoding glutamate--cysteine ligase has product MGNEAWADVPHLTTALTGPLLEIEAHLLQNQAGIERWFRSQWLQTPAPFYCSVDLRNAGFKLAPVDTNLFPGGFNNLNPAFESLAVQAVQAALERICPSAGGVLVIPENHTRNTYYFENLATLVEILTLAGLRVRVGSLLPDLSEPRVIELPSGRRITLEPLIREDNKVTVAGFNPCFALLNNDLSGGLPPMLDNLDQPLVPPAALGWWKRLKSRHFAHYQQIAREFAELVSLDPWLINPVFRKCGKINFEKREGEECLANYVDEVLGEVRVKYREYGIDQEPFAIVKADAGTYGMAILTIKSADEVRSLNRKQRTKMSHLKEGQAVHDVMVQEGVYTFETWGTKNAVAEPVVYMIDRYVIGGFYRVHTDRRPDENLNSPGMHFEPLAFAETCAYPDPQLAPDAHPNRFYAYGVIARLALLAAAREFREAAEASDKQELKKASAD; this is encoded by the coding sequence ATGGGTAATGAAGCTTGGGCAGACGTTCCACACCTGACCACGGCCCTGACCGGGCCGCTGCTGGAAATCGAGGCCCATCTGCTGCAGAACCAGGCCGGTATCGAGCGCTGGTTCCGCTCCCAGTGGCTCCAGACCCCCGCCCCCTTCTATTGTTCCGTGGACCTGCGCAACGCCGGCTTCAAGCTGGCGCCGGTGGACACCAACCTGTTCCCGGGCGGCTTCAACAATCTCAATCCGGCCTTCGAGTCACTCGCGGTGCAGGCGGTGCAGGCCGCGCTCGAACGCATCTGCCCCAGCGCCGGCGGCGTGCTGGTGATTCCGGAAAATCACACGCGCAACACCTATTACTTTGAAAACCTCGCGACCCTCGTCGAAATCCTGACCCTGGCCGGCCTGCGCGTGCGCGTGGGTTCACTGCTGCCCGACCTGAGCGAGCCGAGAGTCATCGAGCTGCCCTCGGGCCGGCGCATTACGCTGGAGCCGCTGATCCGGGAGGACAATAAAGTCACGGTGGCCGGTTTCAACCCCTGCTTCGCGCTGCTCAACAACGATCTGTCGGGCGGGCTGCCGCCGATGCTGGACAATCTCGATCAGCCGCTGGTCCCGCCCGCCGCGCTCGGCTGGTGGAAGCGGCTCAAGTCCCGGCACTTCGCCCATTACCAGCAGATCGCCAGGGAATTCGCCGAACTCGTGAGCCTGGACCCGTGGCTGATCAATCCGGTGTTTCGCAAATGCGGCAAGATCAATTTCGAAAAACGCGAGGGCGAGGAATGCCTGGCCAATTATGTCGACGAGGTGCTGGGCGAGGTGCGCGTCAAGTACCGCGAGTACGGCATTGACCAGGAGCCCTTCGCCATCGTCAAGGCCGACGCCGGCACCTACGGCATGGCGATCCTGACGATCAAAAGCGCCGACGAGGTGCGTTCGCTCAATCGCAAGCAACGGACCAAAATGTCACATCTTAAAGAGGGCCAGGCGGTGCACGACGTCATGGTGCAGGAAGGCGTGTACACCTTCGAAACCTGGGGCACGAAAAACGCCGTGGCCGAACCGGTGGTTTACATGATCGACCGTTACGTGATCGGCGGTTTCTACCGCGTGCACACCGACCGCCGACCCGATGAAAACCTGAATTCCCCCGGGATGCACTTCGAACCGCTGGCCTTCGCCGAAACCTGCGCCTACCCCGACCCGCAGCTGGCCCCGGACGCCCATCCCAACCGCTTCTACGCCTACGGCGTCATCGCGCGTCTCGCCCTGCTCGCCGCCGCGCGTGAATTCCGCGAAGCCGCGGAGGCTTCCGATAAGCAAGAATTAAAAAAAGCATCCGCAGATTAA
- a CDS encoding methyl-accepting chemotaxis protein, with protein sequence MARKNSSQDGLMDQPSEDIIELSEGGAPAAADQFVEVGKPGSSPLTGGIMSMFGGLPFLLGGMVIAMIAMIWLLVVNAQRSERESKYIEQSSQLLMLSQRLAKDAREAVLGQPTAFRTLKESRDKFDSIVTSLRDGNPNQGVIASPQEIATGPLQEIVKLWSPKPNEGLRAQVDQILSLEKSLFNMHDSVMAINQMSPMLLTVSDEIVELGSKAGLKQEQLYLAGRQGMLSQRIAKDVNLFSQGGNEAAVAAAQFGKDAKLFKESDEKLRKVAPPSVREKLDESAAIFGEINNHVEGILGNAAELFVSQRASQSVFEQSDPMLKKSTELVDAYSRMAEQRTGIRTSIFVAGFASLLFLFLLARKLIVDARDRAKQSSEQNRQSQDAILKLLDEMGDLADGDLTIQPEVTEQITGAIADSINYAVREMRNLVVRIKNAAQQVAVASEHSRQTATELTEAALRQAAQISEATGKMVAMARSMEDMSKSAERSAEVAQGSVATAKRGAAAVQDTITGMDGMREQIQETAKRIKRLGESSQQIGEIVELINDIAEQTNILSLNAAIQAAMAGEAGRGFAVVADEVQRLAERSAEATKQIADLVKTIQADTNEAVASMEQATNGVVQATRLADAAGQALGEIESVSEQLSSLIVNIARDAQRQSQTATDVSGSMAKIQETTTLTSSGSRQTAEAIGKLSDLARELQASVAGFKLPA encoded by the coding sequence ATGGCTAGAAAAAATTCATCCCAGGACGGCCTGATGGACCAGCCTTCCGAGGACATCATCGAGCTTTCGGAAGGCGGCGCTCCGGCGGCAGCGGACCAGTTTGTCGAGGTCGGCAAGCCGGGATCATCCCCTCTGACCGGCGGCATCATGAGCATGTTCGGCGGCCTGCCCTTCCTGCTGGGCGGCATGGTTATCGCCATGATCGCCATGATCTGGCTGCTGGTGGTCAACGCCCAGCGGTCCGAGCGCGAATCCAAGTACATCGAGCAATCCTCGCAACTGCTGATGTTGTCGCAGCGCCTGGCGAAGGATGCGCGCGAGGCGGTGCTGGGCCAGCCGACCGCGTTCCGGACCCTCAAGGAATCGCGCGACAAGTTCGACTCCATCGTTACGTCACTGCGCGACGGCAACCCCAACCAGGGCGTGATCGCGAGCCCGCAGGAGATTGCCACGGGTCCGTTGCAGGAGATCGTCAAGCTGTGGTCGCCCAAGCCGAACGAAGGTCTGCGCGCCCAGGTGGACCAGATTTTGTCGCTGGAAAAATCCCTGTTCAACATGCATGACTCGGTCATGGCGATCAACCAGATGAGCCCGATGCTGCTCACGGTTTCGGATGAAATCGTGGAACTCGGCAGCAAGGCCGGCCTGAAGCAGGAACAGCTTTATCTGGCAGGCCGCCAAGGCATGCTTTCGCAGCGCATCGCCAAGGACGTCAACCTGTTCTCGCAGGGCGGTAACGAAGCCGCGGTCGCGGCGGCGCAGTTCGGCAAGGACGCCAAGCTGTTCAAGGAATCGGACGAAAAACTGCGCAAGGTCGCGCCACCCTCCGTGCGCGAGAAACTCGATGAATCCGCGGCCATTTTCGGCGAGATTAACAACCACGTCGAAGGCATTCTCGGCAACGCGGCGGAACTGTTCGTCTCCCAGCGTGCCAGCCAGTCCGTGTTCGAACAATCCGATCCGATGCTGAAGAAGTCGACGGAACTGGTGGATGCTTATTCGAGAATGGCGGAGCAGCGCACCGGCATCCGCACCTCCATCTTTGTTGCCGGTTTTGCCTCGCTGCTGTTCCTGTTCCTGCTGGCCCGCAAGCTGATCGTGGACGCCCGTGACCGTGCAAAACAAAGTTCGGAACAGAACCGCCAGAGTCAGGACGCGATTCTCAAACTGCTCGACGAAATGGGCGACCTCGCTGACGGTGACCTCACGATTCAGCCCGAGGTGACCGAGCAGATCACGGGCGCGATCGCGGACTCGATCAACTACGCGGTGCGCGAAATGCGCAACCTCGTGGTGCGCATCAAGAACGCCGCGCAACAGGTGGCCGTCGCGTCGGAACACTCGCGCCAGACGGCGACCGAGCTGACCGAGGCCGCGTTGCGGCAGGCGGCGCAGATCTCCGAAGCCACCGGCAAGATGGTGGCCATGGCGCGCTCGATGGAGGACATGTCCAAGAGCGCCGAGCGTTCCGCCGAAGTGGCGCAGGGCTCGGTCGCGACCGCCAAGCGCGGCGCGGCGGCGGTGCAGGACACGATCACGGGCATGGACGGCATGCGCGAGCAGATTCAGGAGACTGCCAAACGCATCAAGCGCCTCGGCGAATCGTCGCAGCAGATCGGTGAAATCGTGGAACTGATCAACGACATCGCCGAGCAGACCAACATCCTCTCGCTGAACGCCGCGATTCAGGCGGCCATGGCCGGCGAGGCGGGACGCGGCTTCGCGGTGGTGGCGGACGAAGTGCAACGACTGGCGGAGCGCTCGGCCGAAGCGACCAAGCAGATCGCCGACCTGGTGAAGACCATTCAGGCTGACACCAACGAAGCGGTGGCCTCGATGGAACAGGCGACCAACGGCGTGGTGCAGGCAACGCGCCTGGCCGACGCCGCCGGGCAGGCGCTGGGCGAGATCGAATCGGTGTCCGAGCAACTGTCGAGCCTGATCGTGAACATCGCGCGTGATGCCCAGCGACAGTCACAGACGGCCACCGACGTATCCGGTAGCATGGCGAAAATTCAGGAAACCACCACGCTTACCTCTTCGGGCAGCCGGCAAACGGCGGAAGCCATCGGCAAGCTCTCCGACCTGGCGCGCGAGCTGCAGGCCTCGGTGGCGGGTTTCAAGCTGCCGGCATAG
- a CDS encoding response regulator: MSARVARVSIKVMIIDDSNTIRRTAEALLKKAGYEVYTAADGFEAMSMITDNNPDIIFVDIMMPRLDGYQTCQLIKNNKKFRDTPVIMLSSKDGLFDRARGRIAGSEEHVNKPFTQEELIDVINKYVH; the protein is encoded by the coding sequence ATGTCGGCGAGGGTAGCGCGCGTGAGCATCAAAGTGATGATTATTGACGACAGTAACACGATTCGACGCACGGCCGAGGCGCTGCTGAAAAAGGCCGGCTACGAGGTTTATACCGCGGCCGACGGATTCGAGGCCATGTCGATGATCACGGACAACAATCCGGACATCATTTTCGTCGACATCATGATGCCGCGCCTGGACGGGTACCAGACCTGCCAGCTGATCAAGAACAACAAGAAGTTCCGGGACACGCCGGTGATCATGCTGTCGAGCAAGGACGGGCTTTTCGACCGGGCCCGCGGACGCATCGCCGGGTCGGAAGAGCATGTGAACAAGCCGTTCACCCAGGAAGAGCTGATCGACGTCATCAACAAGTACGTGCACTGA
- the pyrR gene encoding bifunctional pyr operon transcriptional regulator/uracil phosphoribosyltransferase PyrR yields MAEQLRPALKSHPLMIGIHTGGVWVAERLHQMLDLKEELGTLDISFYRDDFTRVGMNPQVRTSHLPVNVEDRHLILVDDVLHTGRTIRAALNEIFDYGRPASVLLACLVERGGRELPIEPQVVGERVKLGKNQHVKLSGPEKLELRIQEANG; encoded by the coding sequence ATGGCCGAACAGCTGCGGCCGGCGCTCAAAAGCCATCCGCTCATGATCGGCATCCACACCGGCGGCGTCTGGGTGGCCGAGCGATTGCACCAAATGCTCGATCTGAAAGAAGAGCTCGGCACGCTCGACATCTCCTTCTATCGCGATGACTTCACGCGCGTCGGCATGAACCCGCAGGTTCGGACCTCGCATCTGCCGGTGAACGTCGAGGATCGCCACCTGATCCTGGTGGATGACGTGTTGCACACCGGGCGCACCATCCGCGCCGCACTCAACGAAATTTTCGACTACGGTCGCCCGGCCTCGGTGCTGCTCGCCTGCCTCGTCGAGCGCGGCGGGCGCGAGCTGCCCATCGAGCCCCAGGTCGTGGGCGAGCGCGTCAAGCTCGGCAAAAACCAGCACGTGAAACTGTCCGGTCCGGAAAAACTCGAGCTGCGCATCCAGGAGGCCAACGGGTGA
- a CDS encoding aspartate carbamoyltransferase catalytic subunit codes for MNQGLQFDDAGRLRHLLTIEGLSRQTILEILDTAESFISVGEREIKKIPLLRGKTVVNLFFESSTRTRTTFEIAAKRLSADVINLNVGASSTSKGETLLDTIRNLEAMHTDLFVVRHAESGAAHLIARHVPPHVRIINAGDGRHAHPTQGLLDMFTIRRHKGAFGKLKVAIVGDILHSRVARSQIQALKALGVAELRVVAPKTLLPVAVEKLGVRPCTRMEEGLDGVDVVMMLRLQRERMQGAHIPSEHEYFNLYGLTPAKLALAAKDAIVMHPGPMNRGLEIDSAVADGPQSVILPQVTYGIAVRMAVMALIMGGTPAIREPATRDPASRKPAERKKHQ; via the coding sequence GTGAATCAAGGCCTGCAGTTCGATGACGCCGGGCGCTTGCGCCATCTGCTCACCATTGAAGGTCTTTCCCGTCAAACCATTCTGGAAATCCTGGATACCGCCGAATCGTTCATCTCGGTGGGCGAACGCGAGATCAAGAAAATCCCGCTGCTGCGCGGCAAGACCGTCGTCAACCTGTTCTTCGAATCCAGCACCCGCACCCGCACCACCTTCGAGATCGCCGCCAAGCGCCTCTCGGCCGACGTGATCAACCTGAACGTCGGCGCTTCCAGCACCAGCAAGGGCGAAACCCTGCTCGACACCATCCGCAACCTCGAGGCCATGCACACCGACCTGTTCGTGGTGCGCCACGCCGAATCCGGCGCGGCGCACCTGATCGCGCGCCACGTGCCGCCGCACGTGCGCATCATCAACGCCGGCGACGGGCGCCACGCGCATCCGACACAGGGCCTGCTCGACATGTTCACCATCCGCCGCCATAAGGGCGCGTTCGGGAAACTCAAGGTCGCCATCGTCGGGGACATCCTGCACTCGCGCGTGGCGCGCTCGCAGATTCAGGCGCTCAAGGCGCTGGGCGTGGCGGAACTGCGCGTGGTCGCGCCCAAAACGCTGCTGCCGGTGGCGGTGGAGAAACTCGGCGTGCGTCCCTGCACCCGCATGGAAGAGGGCCTCGACGGCGTGGACGTGGTCATGATGTTGCGGTTGCAGCGCGAACGCATGCAGGGCGCGCATATCCCGAGCGAGCATGAATATTTCAATCTCTACGGGCTCACACCCGCGAAGCTGGCGCTGGCGGCGAAGGACGCCATCGTCATGCACCCGGGCCCGATGAATCGGGGACTCGAAATCGACTCGGCCGTGGCCGATGGCCCGCAGTCGGTGATCCTGCCGCAGGTGACTTATGGAATCGCCGTGCGCATGGCGGTGATGGCGCTGATCATGGGCGGGACACCGGCGATTCGCGAACCCGCGACTCGCGATCCCGCGAGCCGCAAGCCGGCCGAAAGGAAGAAACATCAATGA
- a CDS encoding YqgE/AlgH family protein yields the protein MKGPDSLTNHFLIAMPSLADANFARSVTLICEHSGEGSMGIVINRLTDLHLSDIFDQLGIAPDKASYADDVVYLGGPVQNNRGFVLHEPLGDWESTLPVTDRFGVSTSRDILEAIAENRGPEKFIVALGYAGWGAGQLEREITENSWLSGPASREIIFDLPVEQRWKAAAQLVGVDLATLSSEAGHA from the coding sequence ATGAAAGGCCCTGATTCGCTCACGAATCATTTCCTGATCGCCATGCCGAGCCTGGCGGACGCGAATTTCGCGCGCAGCGTCACGCTCATCTGCGAGCATTCCGGGGAAGGCAGCATGGGCATCGTGATCAACCGCCTGACCGACCTTCATCTCAGCGACATCTTCGACCAGCTCGGCATCGCGCCGGACAAGGCCAGCTATGCGGATGACGTGGTTTACCTCGGCGGCCCGGTGCAGAACAACCGCGGCTTCGTGCTGCACGAACCGCTCGGCGACTGGGAATCCACCCTGCCGGTGACCGACAGATTCGGCGTCTCGACCTCGCGCGACATTCTCGAGGCCATCGCGGAAAACCGCGGCCCGGAAAAATTCATCGTCGCCCTCGGCTACGCCGGCTGGGGCGCGGGGCAACTGGAACGCGAGATCACCGAAAATTCCTGGCTCTCCGGTCCCGCGAGCCGGGAGATCATCTTCGACCTGCCGGTGGAACAGCGCTGGAAGGCCGCGGCGCAGCTCGTGGGTGTCGACCTCGCCACGCTCTCCAGCGAGGCCGGCCACGCCTGA
- the gshB gene encoding glutathione synthase, with protein MTIKLGVVMDPIGSIKAYKDSTLAMLLEAQTRGWPIRYMEQGDLFLRDGQALARQRGLKVFDDPQRWFEWGKETTGPLSEFDVILMRKDPPFDMEYIYSTYLLERAEDAGVLVVNRPRSLRDANEKLFTAWFPQCTPPTLVTRAASRIRDFLAEHGDIVLKPLGGMGGESVFRVRRDDPNVNVTIETLTARESRYAMAQRFLPEISQGDKRILLIDGEPVPYALARVPAAGETRGNLAAGGTGTGVPLSERDRWICAQVGPTLREKGLLFVGLDVIGDYLTEINVTSPTCIRELDRQYGLRISAGLMDAIAARLARQRVHRQG; from the coding sequence ATGACAATCAAACTCGGCGTGGTGATGGACCCCATCGGCTCCATCAAGGCTTACAAGGACAGCACGCTCGCGATGCTGCTCGAGGCGCAGACGCGCGGCTGGCCGATCCGCTACATGGAACAGGGTGACCTGTTCCTGCGCGACGGACAGGCCCTGGCACGGCAGCGTGGACTCAAGGTGTTCGACGACCCCCAACGCTGGTTCGAATGGGGCAAGGAAACCACGGGGCCGCTGTCCGAGTTCGATGTCATCCTGATGCGCAAGGACCCGCCATTCGACATGGAGTACATCTACTCCACTTATCTTCTGGAACGCGCCGAAGACGCCGGCGTGCTGGTGGTGAACCGCCCGCGCAGCCTGCGCGACGCCAACGAAAAGCTTTTCACCGCCTGGTTCCCGCAATGCACGCCACCCACGCTGGTGACGCGCGCCGCCTCGCGCATCCGCGATTTCCTCGCCGAGCACGGCGACATCGTGCTCAAGCCGCTGGGCGGCATGGGCGGGGAGTCGGTGTTTCGCGTGCGCCGCGACGATCCCAACGTGAACGTCACCATCGAAACCCTGACTGCACGTGAATCGCGCTATGCCATGGCACAGCGCTTCCTCCCGGAAATTTCCCAGGGCGACAAGCGCATCCTGCTGATCGACGGCGAGCCCGTCCCCTATGCGCTGGCGCGCGTCCCGGCGGCTGGCGAGACCCGCGGCAACCTCGCCGCCGGCGGCACCGGGACCGGGGTGCCGCTGTCCGAACGCGACCGCTGGATCTGCGCCCAGGTCGGCCCCACGCTGCGTGAAAAGGGATTATTGTTCGTGGGGCTGGACGTGATCGGCGATTACCTGACGGAAATCAACGTCACCAGCCCGACCTGCATCCGGGAACTTGACCGGCAATACGGCCTCCGTATCAGCGCCGGGCTCATGGACGCCATCGCCGCCCGGCTGGCCCGGCAGCGGGTGCATCGGCAGGGTTGA
- a CDS encoding chemotaxis protein CheW: MAQTRQDPYELLRKMQQESLENAPGLPQEVEATKLWSGVGFRLGDIMLVTPLDHVLEILPPPAMTLVPGVKSWLKGVANVRGNLITIIDLPEYYGKPSVFQDDKARMLIMNVPGLNAGLLVNEVLGLRHFDEELERQDLSGLDDPVLVQLNGAFLRDNVLWGVFDMKSLAESPGFRHVAT; the protein is encoded by the coding sequence ATGGCCCAGACCCGACAAGATCCGTACGAGCTGCTGCGCAAGATGCAGCAGGAGAGCCTGGAGAATGCCCCCGGGCTCCCGCAGGAGGTCGAGGCCACCAAGCTGTGGTCCGGCGTGGGATTCCGGCTGGGTGACATCATGCTGGTGACGCCGCTGGATCACGTGCTCGAGATTCTGCCGCCACCGGCGATGACGCTGGTGCCGGGGGTGAAATCGTGGCTCAAGGGCGTGGCCAACGTGCGCGGCAACCTGATCACGATCATCGATTTGCCGGAGTATTACGGCAAGCCGTCGGTGTTCCAGGACGACAAGGCACGCATGCTCATCATGAACGTGCCGGGCCTGAACGCGGGATTGCTGGTGAACGAGGTGCTGGGTTTGCGGCACTTCGACGAGGAGCTGGAGCGCCAGGATCTGTCCGGTCTGGACGATCCGGTGCTGGTTCAGCTGAATGGCGCGTTTCTGCGCGACAACGTGCTGTGGGGCGTGTTCGACATGAAGTCGCTGGCGGAAAGCCCCGGGTTCCGGCATGTCGCGACTTGA
- a CDS encoding energy transducer TonB codes for MTTQTISGISQADRFGVTMFGSFLVHMVLILGVTFTLPKLRDLPGLPSLEIALVQTSSDKRPQDAEFLAQANQDGGGDSDTQEIAKNPLPVREISPVNRDFPTFQSMPEKRVESLREKTTLLSRNEARKIKQQESQPDKKELQLQPPILGLMTHQEIQEERARLNAEIDRTWQEYQKRPRRKFLNARTQEYKYAVYLEGFRAKVERIGNLNYPAEAKRRSIRGSLQLGVILAPDGSVKTIELIRSSGHKVLDDAAKHIVELSSPFQPFPDDIRSDMDEMHITRTWRFNDTLTSEN; via the coding sequence ATGACGACGCAAACGATTTCGGGCATTTCCCAGGCCGACCGCTTCGGGGTGACCATGTTCGGCTCGTTCCTGGTGCACATGGTGCTGATCCTGGGCGTAACCTTCACCCTGCCCAAGCTGCGCGACCTGCCCGGGTTGCCCTCGCTTGAAATCGCCCTGGTGCAGACGTCAAGCGACAAGCGCCCGCAGGATGCGGAATTCCTGGCGCAGGCGAACCAGGACGGCGGCGGCGACAGCGACACCCAGGAGATCGCCAAGAACCCGTTGCCGGTGCGCGAGATCAGCCCCGTGAACCGCGACTTTCCCACGTTCCAGTCCATGCCGGAGAAACGCGTGGAATCGCTGCGCGAAAAAACCACGCTGTTGTCCCGGAACGAAGCCCGGAAGATCAAGCAGCAGGAAAGCCAGCCGGACAAGAAGGAGCTGCAATTGCAGCCGCCAATCCTGGGGCTCATGACGCACCAGGAAATCCAGGAGGAGCGTGCACGACTGAACGCAGAGATCGATCGCACCTGGCAGGAATACCAAAAACGCCCGCGGCGCAAATTTCTCAACGCGCGGACCCAGGAATACAAATACGCCGTCTATCTGGAAGGTTTCCGGGCGAAGGTAGAGCGCATCGGAAACCTGAATTATCCCGCGGAGGCAAAACGCCGGAGTATTCGCGGCTCACTGCAGCTCGGCGTCATACTGGCTCCGGACGGCAGCGTGAAGACAATAGAACTGATCAGAAGTTCGGGCCACAAGGTGCTGGATGATGCGGCAAAACACATCGTTGAGCTTTCGTCTCCCTTTCAACCATTTCCTGATGACATCCGTTCCGATATGGATGAAATGCATATCACGCGGACCTGGCGGTTTAACGACACGCTTACCAGCGAAAACTGA
- a CDS encoding response regulator: MAIKNVLIVDDSATDSHLLGEMLKKNGYTVLTATSGEEGIAKAKKDKPDLILMDIVMPGMSGFEATRAISKDPETSSIPVIVCSTKGQETDKAWGLRQGAKDYIVKPVVEKVLMEKIRAL, translated from the coding sequence ATGGCCATAAAAAATGTATTGATCGTGGATGATTCGGCGACGGACTCTCACCTCCTGGGTGAGATGCTGAAGAAAAATGGTTACACCGTGCTCACGGCGACCAGCGGCGAGGAGGGTATCGCCAAGGCGAAGAAGGACAAGCCCGATCTGATTCTCATGGATATCGTGATGCCGGGCATGAGCGGTTTCGAGGCCACGCGCGCCATCAGCAAGGACCCCGAGACCTCGTCCATTCCGGTCATCGTCTGTTCCACCAAGGGACAGGAGACCGACAAGGCCTGGGGCTTGCGCCAGGGCGCGAAGGATTACATCGTCAAACCGGTCGTGGAAAAGGTTTTGATGGAGAAGATCAGGGCACTGTGA
- a CDS encoding dihydroorotase, with translation MTLVIQGGHLIDPANNVDGKKDLFIDDGGFVAGVGKAPPGFKAKKTIDARGRIVCPGLVDLRARLREPGLEYKATIESEVHAAVAAGITTLCCPPDTLPVIDTPAMAQMLQSRAWRFGLAFIHPLGALTQRLEGKLLADMEALDEAGCVGFTNALSPVTDTLVMRRALEYAATLDLTVFLHAEDPWLRNGGCVHEGEVGTRLGLPGIPEAAETVGVARDLALIEQTGCRAHFCGLSSARAAAMVAQAQKKGLPVSADTTAHHLHLTEHDIGDFNTQCHVRPPLRGKHDREGLRKSLKTGAISAICSDHQPHEPDAKLAPFARSEPGISALETLLPLTLRLVDEKLLTLPEAIALLTHKPAGIIGVETGQLGIGATADICIFDPEIRWTLTGDKLVSRGHNTPFLGQTFRGKVTHTLVGGKLVYEGSKT, from the coding sequence ATGACCCTCGTCATCCAGGGCGGTCACCTCATTGACCCGGCCAACAACGTGGACGGCAAAAAGGACCTTTTTATCGATGACGGCGGTTTCGTGGCCGGCGTCGGCAAGGCGCCGCCGGGATTCAAGGCGAAGAAAACCATTGACGCGCGCGGCCGGATCGTCTGTCCGGGTCTGGTCGACCTGCGCGCGCGGCTGCGCGAACCGGGGCTGGAATACAAGGCCACGATCGAATCCGAAGTGCATGCCGCCGTCGCCGCCGGTATCACCACGCTGTGCTGCCCGCCCGACACCCTGCCCGTCATCGACACCCCGGCCATGGCCCAGATGCTGCAGTCGCGCGCCTGGCGCTTCGGGCTGGCCTTCATCCATCCACTGGGGGCGCTGACCCAGCGCCTCGAAGGCAAGCTGTTGGCCGACATGGAGGCGCTCGACGAAGCCGGCTGCGTCGGCTTCACCAACGCCCTGTCGCCCGTTACCGACACGCTGGTGATGCGCCGCGCGCTCGAATACGCCGCCACCCTCGACCTCACCGTGTTCCTGCACGCCGAAGACCCGTGGCTTCGCAACGGCGGCTGCGTGCACGAAGGCGAAGTCGGCACGCGCCTTGGACTTCCGGGCATACCGGAGGCCGCTGAAACTGTCGGCGTCGCGCGTGATCTCGCGCTGATCGAACAGACCGGGTGCCGCGCGCATTTCTGCGGGTTGTCCAGCGCGCGCGCCGCGGCCATGGTGGCCCAGGCGCAGAAAAAAGGGCTGCCGGTGAGCGCCGACACCACCGCGCATCATCTGCACCTGACCGAACACGACATCGGAGATTTCAATACCCAGTGCCACGTGCGTCCGCCGCTGCGCGGGAAGCATGATCGCGAGGGACTGCGCAAGTCGCTCAAGACCGGCGCCATCAGCGCCATTTGTTCGGATCATCAGCCGCACGAACCGGACGCCAAGCTCGCGCCCTTCGCCCGCTCCGAACCGGGTATCTCGGCGCTGGAAACGCTGTTGCCGCTCACGCTCAGGCTGGTGGACGAGAAACTGCTCACGCTGCCGGAAGCCATCGCGCTGCTGACCCACAAGCCGGCCGGGATCATCGGCGTGGAAACCGGCCAGCTCGGCATTGGCGCCACCGCCGATATTTGCATCTTCGATCCTGAAATACGCTGGACGCTGACCGGGGACAAGCTGGTTTCGCGCGGCCACAACACGCCGTTCCTGGGACAGACGTTCCGCGGGAAGGTCACCCACACCCTGGTGGGCGGAAAACTGGTTTACGAGGGATCCAAGACCTGA